The DNA sequence AGCGCTCTCCGAATTCCTCTTTTACCTTCTTTGCAAAGGCTACAATATCTCCAGTAACCACATAATAAACAACCCTCTTAGAGTCGGTCGAATATGGAGAAAAAGAGAGGGGTATAAAGGCAAATCCGGACGTGTTGGAAGTCCCATAAAGGTGATTTTCTCCAAATTCTTGGTATTTTTTTAAATCCTCTTCATGGATGTAGTCAAACGAGGAAAAAACCTCTTCTTTATTTAGTAAACCAAGGTGATCCAAAAGACGTGCAACAGGAAGGCTTCCCAGCCAGCGAGCATTAAATTCAAGAATGTAGATCTCGCTTCCGTTTGATAGAGAATCGAAACCAACAAGGGTCCCTTTCTCCTTTGCATATCCCTCTTTTTGAAGAGCCCGGGTTGCTGCTAAAAGCGCCTTTTCCTCTTTTGAGGTTAGCTCAGCTGTCTTCTTAAAAAGGTTCCCATACCAAGAGCTTCCTGCGGTCAACTGGATAGAGGGGTAGAGATATTCAACCCTTTCGGGATAAACGATAAAGATATGTTCCGTTTCCACAAAGCTTGAAGGAACTCCTCTTTGCGCTAAAACCTGGGGCTTAGTGTCATGATTGGAACGAATAAAAGCATCGAGCTCCTTGGCGGTTGCAATCCTCTTAACATTATATCCTCCTCCCAAGCCATTTGCCTTTAGGTAAACCGGCTGGTTGGGAAAACCTAAGGACTCTAATGCTTCTGAAGTCAGGTCATCAAAGGAAAGAAGTTTTGAAGGCGAAATGGGAAATTCATAGAGCTTTGAAAGCTCTAAAAGGGAGGTTTTTGCATTCACCTTTTTGCTAATCGTTAGCTCTTCTTCTATCGAAAAAGTTTCGTTTAACAAAAATGAGTAGCCAATGGTTGAGATCGTTGATATCCCTGTTTTTTTTGCTAACTCTTTTGCTAAAGGAGCAAAAGACTTGGAAGGGGCAAAGTGGATATTCTTTGTGACCTCTAATCCCAGTTTTTCATGGATAGAAAACTGCCACTCAAGAAGAGAAGGAGCCTGCTGAAAGGCGGTATCTAGGATGACATGGTCTTCCTTATTAGCTGTTGCGGCTGCTGCAAGGGTAAAGGCGGTATTGTTTTGGGCATACTCTCTATCGGAGGCTTTTGCTTCTTCTGACAAAGCCTCTTCAGGAGTAATGGCACTTGATTCATCAGAGTCAAGGGAGTAGATGACCGGCTCTCCTTGACTTCCTAATGTGGGGCCAACAAAGAGGACTTGATCGGTTGAAAGCTCTTTTTCCATAAAGATACAGGCGCGATAGTCACCACTTGCTTCCTTAATCCACCTTTGCTGCCTTCCAAATTCTTTAAAACCTAACCTTTTATACAAAGAAAGTGCAGGGCTTTCATCATAGACAAGAAGATGGAGAAATTCCATCTTAAACTGATCTCTAGCTAAAGAAAAAAGCGCGTGTAATAGCTGTGTTCCTAACCCTTGATTTCTCCATTTTTTGCCTATAATAATACCCAGTTCTGAATGATGAGCGGTCTTTGTATAAGGATCTGTAAATAGGGTTGCAATGCCACAGCAAATCCCTTCTTTTTCAATCGTTAAGCTTGATCCTTCCTTGATGTAACCCACCCAGTAATCGACAGCTTTTCCGATTTCTTCCTTGGTTTTTGCTAAAGGAAACCACTTTAGAGTTTCTTCATCATCTAACCATTGAAAGAGTTCGG is a window from the Candidatus Neptunochlamydia vexilliferae genome containing:
- a CDS encoding GNAT family N-acetyltransferase yields the protein MTPILAPNLLIRPTQKKDRTELFQWLDDEETLKWFPLAKTKEEIGKAVDYWVGYIKEGSSLTIEKEGICCGIATLFTDPYTKTAHHSELGIIIGKKWRNQGLGTQLLHALFSLARDQFKMEFLHLLVYDESPALSLYKRLGFKEFGRQQRWIKEASGDYRACIFMEKELSTDQVLFVGPTLGSQGEPVIYSLDSDESSAITPEEALSEEAKASDREYAQNNTAFTLAAAATANKEDHVILDTAFQQAPSLLEWQFSIHEKLGLEVTKNIHFAPSKSFAPLAKELAKKTGISTISTIGYSFLLNETFSIEEELTISKKVNAKTSLLELSKLYEFPISPSKLLSFDDLTSEALESLGFPNQPVYLKANGLGGGYNVKRIATAKELDAFIRSNHDTKPQVLAQRGVPSSFVETEHIFIVYPERVEYLYPSIQLTAGSSWYGNLFKKTAELTSKEEKALLAATRALQKEGYAKEKGTLVGFDSLSNGSEIYILEFNARWLGSLPVARLLDHLGLLNKEEVFSSFDYIHEEDLKKYQEFGENHLYGTSNTSGFAFIPLSFSPYSTDSKRVVYYVVTGDIVAFAKKVKEEFGERSFEMLDGSMDQLRNFL